GGACTTTCAAACCGGTATCAAGACTCCGGTTAATTGATATCTTCGATCTCGCCAGCAGAACCGGTGACACGGGCGGCCAGGGCGGCCGCCATAAAGTCATCCAGATCACCGTTCAAAACACCCTGGGTGTCCGAGGTTTCAACCCCGGTCCGAAGGTCCTTGATCATCTGGTAGGGTTGCAGAACGTAAGAACGGATCTGATGGCCCCAACCGATATCGGACTTGGTGTCTTCAACGGCCTGTGCTTCGGCTTCGCGACGCTGCAATTCGGCCTCGTATAAACGGGCTTTCAGCATTTTCATCGCGGTATCGCGGTTTTTATGCTGCGAACGGTCGTTCTGGCACTGGGCAACAATGCCGGTCGGAATATGGGTGATACGCACCGCAGAATCTGTCCGGTTAACGTGCTGCCCACCGGCACCCGATGCACGATAGGTATCAACGCGCAAATCCTTGTCCAGGATTTCGATATTGATATCGTCATCGACCACCGGATAAACCCAGCAGGACGAGAAACTGGTATGGCGGCGCGCGGCACTGTCATAGGGCGAAATACGCACCAGGCGATGAACGCCCACTTCGTTTTTCAGCCAGCCATAGGCATTATGCCCCGACACCTTATAGGTAACAGACTTGATGCCGGCTTCTTCGCCGTCGCTTTCTTCAAGCATCACAAGTTTGTAACCCTTGGATTCACACCAGCGCACATACATACGGGCCAGCATGCTTGCCCAGTCCTGTGCTTCGGTACCACCGGCACCGGCGTGAATTTCCAAATAGGCGTCATTCGCGTCAGCTTCACCCGAAAGCAGGCTTTCAAGTTCACGCTTTGCCGCGATATCGCGGATCGACCGCAGGCCGTCTTCGGCTTCTCTGACCGTATCGTCATCGCCCTCGGCTTCGCCAAGTTCAATCAGTTCGATATTGTCTTCAAGTTCCTGTGCCAGGGCCTTGTACCCGTTGATGGAATCATCAAGCTGGGTCCGTTCGCGCATGATCTTCTGCGCGTTTTCGGGTTTGTCCCAAAGGGTCGGATCTTCGGCAAGGGCGTTTAATTCGTCGAGACGTCTAAGGGCATTATCCCAGTCAAAGATGCCTCCTCAGCAGTGCCATCGACTGCTTGATCTCATCAACCAATGCCTGTGCTTCAGCGCGCATTGATGTCTCCGTTTATTCAAAAATCTGGTTTGGACGATCCCTGCCCCATCAGGCAGTTACCGCGTCATCGGCGGCGCTTATAACAGTTTTTGCCCCGCTTGAAACCCCTGCGGGCAGACAAAAGGGCCGGAGAATTCCTCTCCGGCCCCATTTTATCGTCAAACAGCATGCATCATGCCGTATTTTGCAGGTCAGTAAATGCCGCTGGGGCTGGAAACGCCGCCGTCATTGCCGCCTCCACCAACTCCGCCCGAGGCGCCATTATCAGGCGAACCACCGTCAATCACACTATCATTACGTTCCGGAATGGTGCCGGGTTTGAAGGCTTCCCAGATCACGTTGCTATTACCTGCCTGTGCTGGCAGGCCACTACGTGCATCAACGCGCACCATGCGAATTCCCGGGGGGGTACGGAACGGAACGGCCTTAACGCCGTCCATCGCCCGGGTCATAAATTCCTGGAAAATCGGCGCTGCGGCCGATGCCCCCTGTTCACGCCCGCCAAGGGAACGGTTGTCATCGAAACCAACATAAACACCCAATGCCAGGTCAGGCGTAAAGCCAACAAACCATGCATCGCGGGAATCATTGGTGGTGCCGGTTTTACCCGCCAGCGGGAAAGGCAGGTTCCGCATGCGCCGACCCGTACCACGCTGCACCACCCCTTCCAGGATGGAGACAATCTGATAGGCACTTGCCGGGTCTGTCAGCTGTTCGCGGTTATCAGGCAGTTCCGGCGGAAGCTGGCCGTTATAAACAACATCCTGGCATTCCGCACACTGGCGTTCATCACGGCGATAAATCACTTTACCGCGGCGGTCCTGAATACGGTCGATCAGGGTTGGCGTAACCTTTTTACCGCCATTAACCAGTTCGGAATAGGCATTGGTCAGATGCAGCACCGTTGTTTCCGCAGCCCCCAGCGACATGGAAAGGACAGCCGGCATGCTATCAACCACGCCAAATTTTTCGGCGTAATCAACAACCTTTTCCATACCAATGGTCTGCGCCAGACGCACCGTCATCAGGTTTCGCGAAAGCTCGATCCCCAAACGCAGGGTCGAGGGACCATAAAACTTGCCGCTATAGTTACCTGGCTTCCATTTGCCCTGCCCCGGCCCCTGATCAATCACGAAGGGGGCATCAAGAACCAGCGATGACGGGGTAAAACCGGAATCCATCGCGGCCAGGTACACAAACGGCTTGAAAGCCGAACCGGGCTGACGGCGGGCCTGGGTGGCACGGTTGAATTTCGACATATCGTGGGAAAAACCACCCGACATTGCCAAAACACGGCCCGTATGCGGGTCCATTGCGACCAGACCACCATTCACATCCGGGATCTGCTGCAGGGAATAGCTGCCATCAATGGCTTTGCCGTCATCGTCCTCCAGGCTGGCAACCATTACAACATCGCCGGGATTAACCACATCCGATGCCTTGCCAACGGCGCCGCCCACCGTCTGGCCCTTTTGCCAGGCACGGGCCCATTTCATTTCGGCAAACGGGATTTTACCCTGCTGGCCGTTTTCAACACCAATGATCGCGTCATTGCCATCCAGGCGCAAAACAACTGCCTTCAACCAGGGAATATCGCGCGGTGCTTTTACCGGTTCCAGTGCCTTTTGCCAGTCACCGGAAATATCGATTTTATCCATCGCCCCGCGCCAGCCATGGCGGCGGTCATATTCGACCAGGCCATCAAACATCACCTTGTTGGCGATGGTCTGCAATTTCGGGTCAACCGATGTCCGAACCGAGAGGCCACCATTATAAAGGGCGTTTTCCCCATAGCGGTCGACCAGTTCACGGCGGACTTCTTCGGCGAAATAATCGGCATTTGCGTAATAGTCGACCGATTCACGGTCCTGCCCGATCAGCGGAGCGGCAATGGCCTGTTTGGCTTCGTCCTCGGTGATGTAGCCTTCATCAAGCATACGGCCAACGACCCAGTTGCGGCGCCCCTTGGCGGCATCATGGTCACGAACCGGGTCATAATTTGATGGGGCCTTTGGCAACGCACCAAGATAGGCGGCTTCGGCAACGGTCAGTTCATCAAGCGATTTATCAAAATAGCGCAGTGCCGCCGCAGCCACACCATAGCTGCCCCGACCCAGGTAAATTTCATTCAGATACAGTTCCAGAATGTGTTTTTTGGAAAAGGCCTGTTCGATACGAAACGACAGAATGGCTTCCTTGATCTTACGGTCATAGGAAACCTCGTTGGTCAGCAAAAAGTTTTTTGCCACCTGCTGCGTAATCGTGGATGCCCCCACCGGGCGCCGGCCGGAACCAATATTGGCGATGTTGGTTACGGCAGCGCGAAACACACTGGGGAAATCAATGCCAGGATGTGTCCAGAAATTCTGGTCTTCGGCAGCAACAAAGGCATTCATCACTTTGCGCGGGATCTGTTCGATCGGAACAAAAACGCGTTTTTCCTTGGCATATTCGGCGATCAAGGCCCCATCGCCCGCATGAACACGGGTCATGACCTCGGGTTCGTAATCAGCCAATTGGGTATAATCGGGCAAATCCTGGCCAAAATGCCAGAAAACACCAAGAACACATGCCCCCCCTGCTACTGCCAGCAGGAAAAACACACCGATAATTGTCAGAAAAATACGCATTAAACGGATCTTTATCGTTTCGCTGTTGTTGCCGTCTCGACGGGTGCCTGATCGCACAAATAACACAAAGCCTTATCATCGCGGCAAAAAAGTGACCTCGTTCATAGAGAACGATCAGGTGAAACTTTTGGTTCCCGCGCCAGGATCGGTATTTGAACAAATTTTAAAACACATTCACCCCGTGCCATGATTGCGCGGACGATAAGCGCAAAAACCGGCAAAACAACGGCACAGTTTAATG
The window above is part of the Thalassospira marina genome. Proteins encoded here:
- the prfB gene encoding peptide chain release factor 2 (programmed frameshift); the protein is MRAEAQALVDEIKQSMALLRRHLDWDNALRRLDELNALAEDPTLWDKPENAQKIMRERTQLDDSINGYKALAQELEDNIELIELGEAEGDDDTVREAEDGLRSIRDIAAKRELESLLSGEADANDAYLEIHAGAGGTEAQDWASMLARMYVRWCESKGYKLVMLEESDGEEAGIKSVTYKVSGHNAYGWLKNEVGVHRLVRISPYDSAARRHTSFSSCWVYPVVDDDINIEILDKDLRVDTYRASGAGGQHVNRTDSAVRITHIPTGIVAQCQNDRSQHKNRDTAMKMLKARLYEAELQRREAEAQAVEDTKSDIGWGHQIRSYVLQPYQMIKDLRTGVETSDTQGVLNGDLDDFMAAALAARVTGSAGEIEDIN
- a CDS encoding penicillin-binding protein 1A, which encodes MRIFLTIIGVFFLLAVAGGACVLGVFWHFGQDLPDYTQLADYEPEVMTRVHAGDGALIAEYAKEKRVFVPIEQIPRKVMNAFVAAEDQNFWTHPGIDFPSVFRAAVTNIANIGSGRRPVGASTITQQVAKNFLLTNEVSYDRKIKEAILSFRIEQAFSKKHILELYLNEIYLGRGSYGVAAAALRYFDKSLDELTVAEAAYLGALPKAPSNYDPVRDHDAAKGRRNWVVGRMLDEGYITEDEAKQAIAAPLIGQDRESVDYYANADYFAEEVRRELVDRYGENALYNGGLSVRTSVDPKLQTIANKVMFDGLVEYDRRHGWRGAMDKIDISGDWQKALEPVKAPRDIPWLKAVVLRLDGNDAIIGVENGQQGKIPFAEMKWARAWQKGQTVGGAVGKASDVVNPGDVVMVASLEDDDGKAIDGSYSLQQIPDVNGGLVAMDPHTGRVLAMSGGFSHDMSKFNRATQARRQPGSAFKPFVYLAAMDSGFTPSSLVLDAPFVIDQGPGQGKWKPGNYSGKFYGPSTLRLGIELSRNLMTVRLAQTIGMEKVVDYAEKFGVVDSMPAVLSMSLGAAETTVLHLTNAYSELVNGGKKVTPTLIDRIQDRRGKVIYRRDERQCAECQDVVYNGQLPPELPDNREQLTDPASAYQIVSILEGVVQRGTGRRMRNLPFPLAGKTGTTNDSRDAWFVGFTPDLALGVYVGFDDNRSLGGREQGASAAAPIFQEFMTRAMDGVKAVPFRTPPGIRMVRVDARSGLPAQAGNSNVIWEAFKPGTIPERNDSVIDGGSPDNGASGGVGGGGNDGGVSSPSGIY